A window of Coregonus clupeaformis isolate EN_2021a chromosome 28, ASM2061545v1, whole genome shotgun sequence contains these coding sequences:
- the LOC121543432 gene encoding apoptotic protease-activating factor 1 isoform X3 — MAMMEEGARSCLLQSRSSLEQDIRASYLMDHMISDGVLTGDEEERIRSKPTRREQAAALLELLLRKDNQAYISFYNALVRESYGDLASLLHNSLPLVSPEAEKSFSDAGTRYVQTVLSEGGVPQRPVVFVSRPALVNRVREKLYRLQKEPGWVTVFGMAGSGKSVLAAEAVRDHALITECFPGGVHWLSIGQLDRADLLVRIQSLCFRLEQQCQEQDPSSSLHRPPGSLEEAKERLRFLMLRRYPRSLLILDDIWDNSVLKAFDIQCRVLLTTRDRSLADCVSGSKSEVAVESGLEEDQALEILALYVNGKPQRLPEQARSIVRECKVCGRPFHLAALSISV, encoded by the exons ATGGCGATGATGGAGGAAGGGGCGCGGAGCTGCCTGCTTCAGTCACGCTCCAGCCTGGAGCAGGACATCAGGGCCTCCTACCTGATGGATCACATGATCAGCGATGGCGTGCTGACTGGGGACGAGGAGGAGAGGATCAGGAGCAAG CCCACCAGGAGAGAGCAGGCTGCGGCCCTGCTGGAGCTGCTCCTGAGGAAGGATAACCAGGCCTACATCTCCTTCTACAACGCCCTGGTCCGCGAGAGCTACGGAGACCTGGCCAGCCTGCTCCACAACAGCCTGCCCCTGGTCTCCCCCGAGGCCGAGAAGAGCTTCTCAGACGCGGGCACCCGCTATG TCCAGACGGTGCTGAGTGAGGGCGGCGTGCCCCAGAGACCCGTGGTGTTTGTGAGCCGGCCAGCCCTGGTGAACCGGGTCAGGGAGAAGCTCTACCGATTGCAGAAGGAGCCCGGCTGGGTCACTGTGTTCGGCATGGCCGGCTCCGGCAAGTCTGTCTTGGCTGCGGAGGCAGTCCGAGACCACGCACTCATCACAG AGTGTTTTCCAGGAGGAGTCCACTGGCTGTCCATAGGCCAGCTGGACCGGGCTGACCTGCTTGTGAGGATCCAGTCGCTGTGTTTCCGCCTGGAGCAGCAGTGCCAGGAGCAAGACCCCTCGTCCTCCCTCCACCGGCCTCCTGGCTCTCTGGAGGAGGCCAAGGAGCGCCTACGCTTCCTCATGCTCCGTCGTTACCCCAG gtCGTTGCTGATACTGGATGACATCTGGGACAACTCGGTGCTCAAGGCCTTTGACATCCAGTGTCGAGTACTGCTCACCACCCGAGACAGAAGCCTAGCCGACTGTGTCAGTG gttctAAGTCTGAGGTGGCAGTGGAGAGTGGTCTGGAGGAGGATCAGGCCTTGGAGATCCTCGCCCTGTATGTCAACGGGAAACCCCAGAGACTCCCAGAACAGGCCCGCAGCATTGTCAGAGAGTgcaaag TTTGTGGAAGACCTTTCCATCTGGCTGCTCTTTCCATCTCAGTTTGA
- the ccdc87 gene encoding coiled-coil domain-containing protein 87 isoform X2, with protein sequence MTGGKMKVVGHLSRAAEAKRRVAEGQDMLYSMTQMEACTQDIQQRYRSILGPLSLFFQSSPEGEKRADRVQEERPVSPSVSEGVKTNPTSLADMCQQLQHRIQEHSVLHSTPVEDQQALAVVMTSELGLIWQDLKGLMDEPTLNQEENRQLQAETCQEVLRICQELYLNYLHLLDRLRHRAVFSDQANRSRLGAQMAIDCTSLLNVHSIRRSVAAGFKATRRARLSAERPRAAGRDLKGTPAALPRKLDFSLTLQAKAGCKKSVAIRHGKNLMERDLREMTEKMGDMDLEHVYDLMPCHLELITNKGAARASLANVSQADEEPSMYYHGYTRLKGCSSMPDLQRESLLEELEMEALPSRPQSPLVLLATGPCSSLDKPIDPAHDLRRLLQDRVIVDQAVTDPDADLPPLIKALTWRSSTKLQQLTHTLQKQEEEEEEEKRERCRVPLEEPEHPQGAVVNVALSHGSLARTAAARISDRVLRDTINIHTYPPVYNYLTKELELSSVRWLDRNLFAGEEIKEVYKELSKSKSTQYLNFDEDPMIEPALTNIRWSLKKKNHQRFINPQLKRQNTNATSHRKRTEIPEDQKKPEDQNSRAYTAWLQWWKTDLSVEDYLRYITDQDSDYLWAAFHLYDSGDSDDEEDERRRLLQLRRDERKKRRRQKMEALKGQKQEYVTGLWNVNAVLLGGLWKEPELEEEEESPDEEITSPKQVYRRTVTVGSKEASGGGVVGEGDPVQSRLERIWTLLCLPDAHRLDMAIKYSSHAHRDQLEKATAAWERAARLIQQRESVLARLELFEREASDPNRFFLQGYRGTSLARMDESKHRGKLNSQICSLEEVLSKILHHITDSFHDTVTYKGRPYGEKMRWDRIEMLYWLQQERRVQALERVVEGRGSLPTRLPPLNPNLRLYPGTHPTPQGHTPTLSQRPHPHTKTQPLQPNPAELSVSSISFNVVSK encoded by the exons ATGACCGGTGGCAAAATGAAAGTGGTGGGCCATCTCTCCCGAGCGGCGGAGGCCAAACGGCGGGTGGCAGAGGGCCAGGACATGCTGTACTCCATGACCCAGATGGAGGCCTGCACCCAGGACATCCAGCAGAGATACCGCAGCATCCTGGGGCCACTGTCCCTCTTCTTCCAGTCCAGCCCcgagggagagaagagggcag ACAGGGTCCAGGAGGAGAGGCCAGTGTCCCCGTCGGTGTCAGAGGGGGTGAAGACCAACCCCACCTCCCTGGCCGACATGTGTCAGCAGCTGCAGCACAGGATCCAGGAACATTCCGTGCTCCACTCCACCCCTGTGGAGGATCAGCAAGCTCTG GCGGTGGTGATGACGTCAGAGCTGGGCCTGATCTGGCAGGACCTGAAGGGGCTGATGGACGAGCCCACGCTGAACCAGGAGGAGAATAGGCAGCTGCAGGCGGAGACGTGCCAGGAGGTGCTCCGCATCTGCCAGGAgctctacctcaactacctccacCTGCTGGACAGGCTGAGGCACCGCGCCGTCTTCAGTGACCAGGCCAACCGCAGCCGCCTGGGAGCCCAGATGGCCATAGACTGCACCAGCCT TTTAAACGTCCACTCGATCAGACGCAGCGTAGCGGCAGGGTTCAAGGCTACGCGGAGAGCCCGGCTGAGCGCTGAGAGACCCAGAGCTGCCGGGCGCGACCTGAAGGGGACACCCGCAGCGCTGCCACGCAAACTGGACTTCAGTCTGACTCTGCAGGCCAAGGCTGGCTGCAAGAAGAGCGTTGCCATCAGACATGGCAAAAACCTTATGGAGAGGGACCTccgagag atgaCTGAGAAGATGGGAGACATGGACCTGGAGCACGTCTATGACCTGATGCCCTGCCACCTGGAGCTGATCACCAACAAAG GTGCAGCACGGGCCAGCTTGGCCAATGTTTCACAAGCAGACGAGGAACCCAGCATGTATTACCATGGCTACACCAGACTAAAG GGATGTAGTTCCATGCCAGACCTGCAGAGGGAGTCTCTCCTGGAGGAGCTGGAAATGGAGGCCCTGCCTTCCAGACCCCAGTCCCCCCTGGTGCTGCTGGCCACTGGGCCCTGCTCCAGCCTCGATAAGCCCATTGACCCTGCCCACGACCTCAGGAG gTTGTTACAGGACAGAGTGATTGTGGATCAGGCCGTGACAGACCCTGACGCAGACCTCCCTCCTCTGATCAAGGCCCTGACGTGGAGAAGCTCCACCAAACTACAACAGCTCACACACACCCTGCAG aaacaggaggaggaggaggaggaggagaagagggagaggtgcAGGGTGCCACTGGAGGAACCGGAGCACCCCCAGGGAGCTGTGGTGAACGTGGCCCTGTCCCACGGCTCTCTAGCCCGCACGGCCGCCGCCCGCATCTCAGACAGGGTTCTCCGCGACACCATcaacatccacacatacccacctGTCTACAACTACCTCACCAAAGAG CTTGAACTCTCCTCAGTGCGATGGCTGGATCGTAACCTGTTTGCCGGGGAAGAAATAAAGGAAGTCTATAAGGAGTTATCCAAAAGTAAATCTACACAGTATCTCAACTTCGATGAG GACCCCATGATAGAGCCAGCCCTGACCAACATCAGATGGAGTCTGAAGAAGAAAAACCACCAGAGGTTCATCAACCCACAGCTGAAGAGACAGAACACCAACGCCACGTCCCACAG aaaGAGGACCGAGATCCCAGAGGACCAGAAGAAACCGGAGGACCAGAACTCCCGGGCCTACACGGCCTGGCTGCAGTGGTGGAAGACTGACCTCTCAGTGGAGGACTACCTCCGATACATCACCGatcag GACTCTGACTACCTGTGGGCGGCGTTCCACCTGTACGACAGTGGCGATAGTGACGATGAGGAGGACGAGAGGAGAAGGCTGCTCCAGCTACGACGAGACGAGAGGAAGAA gagGCGGAGGCAGAAGATGGAGGCTCTAAAGGGTCAGAAGCAGGAGTACGTGACAGGGCTGTGGAACGTCAACGCGGTGCTGCTGGGGGGGCTGTGGAAGGAACCTGAACTGgagg aggaggaagagagccCAGATGAAGAAATCACCAGCCCTaaacag GTCTATAGGAGGACAGTGACTGTGGGGAGCAAGGAGGCCAGTGGagggggggtggtgggggagggggacCCTGTCCAGAGCAGGCTGGAGAGGATCTGGACACTCCTCTGCCTGCCTGACGCCCACAGACTGGACATGGCCATCAAGTACAGCTCCCACGCACACAGGGACCAGCTGGAGAAG GCCACAGCAGCATGGGAGCGCGCTGCCCGTCTCATCCAGCAGAGGGAGTCTGTGCTGGCTCGTCTGGAGCTGTTTGAGAGGGAGGCTTCTGACCCCAACCGCTTCTTCCTGCAAG GCTACCGGGGCACCTCTCTAGCCAGGATGGATGAGTCCAAGCACCGGGGCAAACTCAACTCCCAGATCTGCTCTCTGGAGGAGGTGTTGTCTAAGATCCTCCACCACATTACAGACAGCTTCCACGACACTGTCACCTACAAG gggagGCCATACGGGGAGAAGATGCGCTGGGACCGCATCGAGATGCTCTACTGGCTGCAGCAGGAGCGCAGGgtccaggctctggagagggtGGTGGAGGGGAGAGGCTCTCTCCCCACCAGACTGCCCCCCCTCAACCCCAACCTTCGGCTGTACCCGGgcacccaccccaccccccaaggACACACCCCGACCCTCAGCCAGAGACCCCACCCTCACACAAAGACACAGCCgctccaacccaacccagccgaGCTCAGTGTATCCAGTATAAGTTTCAACGTTGTAAGCAAATGA
- the ccdc87 gene encoding coiled-coil domain-containing protein 87 isoform X1 gives MTGGKMKVVGHLSRAAEAKRRVAEGQDMLYSMTQMEACTQDIQQRYRSILGPLSLFFQSSPEGEKRADRVQEERPVSPSVSEGVKTNPTSLADMCQQLQHRIQEHSVLHSTPVEDQQALAVVMTSELGLIWQDLKGLMDEPTLNQEENRQLQAETCQEVLRICQELYLNYLHLLDRLRHRAVFSDQANRSRLGAQMAIDCTSLLNVHSIRRSVAAGFKATRRARLSAERPRAAGRDLKGTPAALPRKLDFSLTLQAKAGCKKSVAIRHGKNLMERDLREMTEKMGDMDLEHVYDLMPCHLELITNKGAARASLANVSQADEEPSMYYHGYTRLKGCSSMPDLQRESLLEELEMEALPSRPQSPLVLLATGPCSSLDKPIDPAHDLRRLLQDRVIVDQAVTDPDADLPPLIKALTWRSSTKLQQLTHTLQKQEEEEEEEKRERCRVPLEEPEHPQGAVVNVALSHGSLARTAAARISDRVLRDTINIHTYPPVYNYLTKELELSSVRWLDRNLFAGEEIKEVYKELSKSKSTQYLNFDEDPMIEPALTNIRWSLKKKNHQRFINPQLKRQNTNATSHRKRTEIPEDQKKPEDQNSRAYTAWLQWWKTDLSVEDYLRYITDQDSDYLWAAFHLYDSGDSDDEEDERRRLLQLRRDERKKRRRQKMEALKGQKQEYVTGLWNVNAVLLGGLWKEPELEEEEESPDEEITSPKQKVYRRTVTVGSKEASGGGVVGEGDPVQSRLERIWTLLCLPDAHRLDMAIKYSSHAHRDQLEKATAAWERAARLIQQRESVLARLELFEREASDPNRFFLQGYRGTSLARMDESKHRGKLNSQICSLEEVLSKILHHITDSFHDTVTYKGRPYGEKMRWDRIEMLYWLQQERRVQALERVVEGRGSLPTRLPPLNPNLRLYPGTHPTPQGHTPTLSQRPHPHTKTQPLQPNPAELSVSSISFNVVSK, from the exons ATGACCGGTGGCAAAATGAAAGTGGTGGGCCATCTCTCCCGAGCGGCGGAGGCCAAACGGCGGGTGGCAGAGGGCCAGGACATGCTGTACTCCATGACCCAGATGGAGGCCTGCACCCAGGACATCCAGCAGAGATACCGCAGCATCCTGGGGCCACTGTCCCTCTTCTTCCAGTCCAGCCCcgagggagagaagagggcag ACAGGGTCCAGGAGGAGAGGCCAGTGTCCCCGTCGGTGTCAGAGGGGGTGAAGACCAACCCCACCTCCCTGGCCGACATGTGTCAGCAGCTGCAGCACAGGATCCAGGAACATTCCGTGCTCCACTCCACCCCTGTGGAGGATCAGCAAGCTCTG GCGGTGGTGATGACGTCAGAGCTGGGCCTGATCTGGCAGGACCTGAAGGGGCTGATGGACGAGCCCACGCTGAACCAGGAGGAGAATAGGCAGCTGCAGGCGGAGACGTGCCAGGAGGTGCTCCGCATCTGCCAGGAgctctacctcaactacctccacCTGCTGGACAGGCTGAGGCACCGCGCCGTCTTCAGTGACCAGGCCAACCGCAGCCGCCTGGGAGCCCAGATGGCCATAGACTGCACCAGCCT TTTAAACGTCCACTCGATCAGACGCAGCGTAGCGGCAGGGTTCAAGGCTACGCGGAGAGCCCGGCTGAGCGCTGAGAGACCCAGAGCTGCCGGGCGCGACCTGAAGGGGACACCCGCAGCGCTGCCACGCAAACTGGACTTCAGTCTGACTCTGCAGGCCAAGGCTGGCTGCAAGAAGAGCGTTGCCATCAGACATGGCAAAAACCTTATGGAGAGGGACCTccgagag atgaCTGAGAAGATGGGAGACATGGACCTGGAGCACGTCTATGACCTGATGCCCTGCCACCTGGAGCTGATCACCAACAAAG GTGCAGCACGGGCCAGCTTGGCCAATGTTTCACAAGCAGACGAGGAACCCAGCATGTATTACCATGGCTACACCAGACTAAAG GGATGTAGTTCCATGCCAGACCTGCAGAGGGAGTCTCTCCTGGAGGAGCTGGAAATGGAGGCCCTGCCTTCCAGACCCCAGTCCCCCCTGGTGCTGCTGGCCACTGGGCCCTGCTCCAGCCTCGATAAGCCCATTGACCCTGCCCACGACCTCAGGAG gTTGTTACAGGACAGAGTGATTGTGGATCAGGCCGTGACAGACCCTGACGCAGACCTCCCTCCTCTGATCAAGGCCCTGACGTGGAGAAGCTCCACCAAACTACAACAGCTCACACACACCCTGCAG aaacaggaggaggaggaggaggaggagaagagggagaggtgcAGGGTGCCACTGGAGGAACCGGAGCACCCCCAGGGAGCTGTGGTGAACGTGGCCCTGTCCCACGGCTCTCTAGCCCGCACGGCCGCCGCCCGCATCTCAGACAGGGTTCTCCGCGACACCATcaacatccacacatacccacctGTCTACAACTACCTCACCAAAGAG CTTGAACTCTCCTCAGTGCGATGGCTGGATCGTAACCTGTTTGCCGGGGAAGAAATAAAGGAAGTCTATAAGGAGTTATCCAAAAGTAAATCTACACAGTATCTCAACTTCGATGAG GACCCCATGATAGAGCCAGCCCTGACCAACATCAGATGGAGTCTGAAGAAGAAAAACCACCAGAGGTTCATCAACCCACAGCTGAAGAGACAGAACACCAACGCCACGTCCCACAG aaaGAGGACCGAGATCCCAGAGGACCAGAAGAAACCGGAGGACCAGAACTCCCGGGCCTACACGGCCTGGCTGCAGTGGTGGAAGACTGACCTCTCAGTGGAGGACTACCTCCGATACATCACCGatcag GACTCTGACTACCTGTGGGCGGCGTTCCACCTGTACGACAGTGGCGATAGTGACGATGAGGAGGACGAGAGGAGAAGGCTGCTCCAGCTACGACGAGACGAGAGGAAGAA gagGCGGAGGCAGAAGATGGAGGCTCTAAAGGGTCAGAAGCAGGAGTACGTGACAGGGCTGTGGAACGTCAACGCGGTGCTGCTGGGGGGGCTGTGGAAGGAACCTGAACTGgagg aggaggaagagagccCAGATGAAGAAATCACCAGCCCTaaacag AAGGTCTATAGGAGGACAGTGACTGTGGGGAGCAAGGAGGCCAGTGGagggggggtggtgggggagggggacCCTGTCCAGAGCAGGCTGGAGAGGATCTGGACACTCCTCTGCCTGCCTGACGCCCACAGACTGGACATGGCCATCAAGTACAGCTCCCACGCACACAGGGACCAGCTGGAGAAG GCCACAGCAGCATGGGAGCGCGCTGCCCGTCTCATCCAGCAGAGGGAGTCTGTGCTGGCTCGTCTGGAGCTGTTTGAGAGGGAGGCTTCTGACCCCAACCGCTTCTTCCTGCAAG GCTACCGGGGCACCTCTCTAGCCAGGATGGATGAGTCCAAGCACCGGGGCAAACTCAACTCCCAGATCTGCTCTCTGGAGGAGGTGTTGTCTAAGATCCTCCACCACATTACAGACAGCTTCCACGACACTGTCACCTACAAG gggagGCCATACGGGGAGAAGATGCGCTGGGACCGCATCGAGATGCTCTACTGGCTGCAGCAGGAGCGCAGGgtccaggctctggagagggtGGTGGAGGGGAGAGGCTCTCTCCCCACCAGACTGCCCCCCCTCAACCCCAACCTTCGGCTGTACCCGGgcacccaccccaccccccaaggACACACCCCGACCCTCAGCCAGAGACCCCACCCTCACACAAAGACACAGCCgctccaacccaacccagccgaGCTCAGTGTATCCAGTATAAGTTTCAACGTTGTAAGCAAATGA